The genomic stretch atggaagggaagagggaaatgGGAGCACATACTCAGCTGCTGCCATGGGGGAGGAGAATGAAGGAGCCCCAGATTATGGGGGATGAGGGAATGATGGAGCACACAGAACCCCTGGTGTGGAAAGTTGGGGGAACCTAGTATGGGAGGAAGGGGGTCACACAGAGCACCTGGCAAGGGGGGAATGTGGAACAGGGGACATAGGGGGAAGTGAGAATGGATTTGCACACAGCTGCTGATATGGGGAAAGAATGGAGGACCCTGGCATGGGGGTGGGCACAGAGAACTCCTGCcagggaggaggtttgggggaCTTGTAAGGAGTCCCTGAAATaaagggggctgggagagtgGCACACAGGGAACTTATGGGGGGAATGGAAGGATGCAAGAAGCCGCTGGTGTGCTCAGTAAGGTTGGCCTACACAAATTACAAAGTGTGCGACCCTTTAATTATCAAttatataaagtttgtggacgataccaagctgggaggggttgcaagtgctttggaggataggattaaaattcaaaatgttctggagaaatggtttgaagtaaacaggatgaaattcaataaggacaaatgcaaagttctccacttaggaaggaacaatccatggcacacattcaaaatgggaaatgactgtctagaaGGAAGTattgaggaaagggatctggggtcatagtggatcacaagctaaatatgagtcaacagtgtaacactattgcaaaaaagcgaaaatcattctgggatgtattagcaggagtgttgttggcaagacacgagaagtaattcttccactctactctgccttgattaggcttcaactgaagtattgtgtccagttttgggtgccacatttcaggaaagatgtggacaaattggagaaagtccaccagagaagagcaacacaaatgattaaaggtttagaaaacatgacctatgaaggaagattgaaaaaattggatttgtttagtctggagaagagaagactgagaggggacatggtaacaggtttcaagtacataaaaggttgttacaaggaggagggagaaaaattgtttttcttaacctctgaggatagaacaagaagcaatgggcttaaattgcagcaagggcggtttaggttggatattaggaaaaacttcctaactgtcagggtggttaagtgctggaataaattgcctaggaaggttgtggaatctccatccttggggatttttaagagcagttggagaaacacctgtcaggtgtGGTCTAgaattcaggggttctcaaacggggAGTCGGGACACCTAAGggattgtgagctgtcagcctccactccaaaccctgctttgcctccagcatttataatggtgttaaatatattttaaagtgtttttaatttataagggggggtcgcactcagaggcttgctatgtgaaagggctcaccagtacaaaagtttgagaaccactggtctagataatacttagtcctgccttgagtacaggggactggattagacgacctctcaaggtcccttccagttctctgattctatgattctatcccttgagtcatagattcatagactccaaggcccCAGAGGGGatcactctgatcatctagtctagggGTTCTCAAATGTCTTTGCACCGCgacccacttctgacaacaaaaattactacacggcCCCACGAGAGACCAAAACCTGAGCCCGCCTGAGCCTCCCTGGGCAGGGAGAACAAAGCcgaaacctgagccctgctgcacctggcggtggggccaaagctgaagcttaAGCAccggggggtggagtggggggagggaggcaaagccaaagcctaaggggcttcagcccctggtggggggcctgttgcctgagccccaccgcccagggctgaaggccTTGGACTCTGGCCCCGGGTGATGGGACTCGAGCTTTGGCTTTGGGCCCGGATCTTAgaaagtctaacaccagccctggcgacaccattaaaataacattgtgaCCCACTTaagggtcccgacccacagtttgagaaccgctgaactagtccaacctcctgtgtagcccaaaacttccccaaaaataattcttagagaagatcttttagaaaaccatccactcttgatttaaacattgtcagAGATGGGAACCCACCCCCCACGaccgttggtaaattgttcccaaaTTGTTAATGATCTTCTCCGTTAAAAAGGTCACCTCATTTCCAGTCTTTGAATTTGTCTTGCAGCagttggattgtgttagaccttcctTTGCTAGATtgcagagcccattattaaatatttgctccctgTGTCGATTCTCCCTGTCCTGTTGCTGGAAATATCTCCAGTGGtttcacacaaaaattcccctttTGAGCAGAAGTGGAGGCTGGGAAATTTCAGCCCTACAGGGAGTGTCAGCACGACATGGTCTCCAAAGCAAGGCCTTGTTGCCACTCTGCTCTAGCATAGCAGAAATCGGGGCCCTGATGCTCCGCTTGCCGTCGGAGGAGACACCAGCACTATGGAGGCTAGCTGTTTTCCCTGCGCAATGTGTTGATTTATACTttagaccaggggtaggcaacctatggcatgtgtgccaaagatAGCaaacaagctgattttcagtggcactcacgctgtccgggtcctggccactggtccggtgggctctgcattttaatttaattttaaatgaagcttcttaaacattttaaaaaccttatttactttacatacaacaatagtttagttatatattatagacatatagaaagagaccttctaaaaacgttaaaatgtattaccggcacgcgaaaccttaaattagagtgaataaatgaagactcagcacaccacttctgaaaggttgctgacccctgctgtaGACACTGGTCCTAGAGCAGAGGTGGTCACAAATGGCCACAGTGGGCATACTCAGCTCAAGCACCAACAACCAGGGAGCAAGTGGCCCTCGTTAGAGTAATTAAGGAAGGAGCCAGTTTCCCTGCTGCTTGCAACAGATCTGCTACAAAGAAAACTACAGCACAAAATTAACAACAATGGGCACTTCTTCAAAGGCTGGCCACTGCCCATGCATTTAGGGAAAGAGCTTGTAAGAGCATATGTAATAGCACCACCCGGTGACCATAACAATAGAATTGTTCTGCACTGCAGACCTGTCGAGGCTGGTACCTGGTCGGGGTctatgcagcacctggcacaatggggccctgatcttggtcagggtctgtgcagcgcctggaaCAATGGAGCTCATATTTTGTCTGGAACCcttagatgctaccataatatcCCTAATAACTTTTAAATTATATGTCACCCTTTGTCCTTAGAGTATATTGGGAGtgaatttaatttctgtttttttttgcctGTGGTTACTCAATCACCTAATCTCATCCCGTTTTGCCCTCGGTCTGTCAAACATTCCAAGTACTCCTGTGTTATTGTAGAGCCTAACACAACACTCACCATCACAAAATAAAGACTCCTCCACTGCACCCTGTCTCCTTTTAATTTCTTCAAATGAAGCGGCATCTCTTTGGTTGCAACTGGAGTATAGATGGGCCCTTCCACTAGGGCATTTTattgggagtggtaaataatgatgtgATAAATATGGAAGAGGACAGGGCACTGactcagagcaatctggatctgGGCGCCAACAGCAGTGTGTTTTAATGTCAACGTATCCACCTGAGAACAAGGAATGTCAGCCATACatccaggatgggggactctatgcTGGGAAACAgtcactctgaaaaagatttggggggggagggttgtggtGAGGaatagctgaacatgagctcccagtacaaCGTTGTGTCCAAAAAAGCTAATTCAATCCTGGGaagcataaacaggggaatatcgagtaggagcagagaggttattttgacCTCTGCGTTTGGCCCTGGTTCTACCGTGGCTGGAAccctgcatccagttctggtgtccacaattcaagaaggatgttgattaattggagaaggttcagagaagagccaggagaacaATTAATAGgtcagaaaacctgccttatagtgagagctcaaggagctcaatttattcaGTTTAACAACGAGAAGGTTGAGGGATGGCTCGATCTTCATCTATAAATATCTACCAGGGGAACAAATACCTAATAACATGCTCTTCAATCccgcagaggaaggtctaacccCATGCCctggctggaagctgaatttatacaaatccagactggaaagAAGGCTGACAGTTTTGACAGTGaaaataattaaccactggaacaattggccaaggggttgtgatggattcttcatcaggGACAATTCTAaaatcaagacaggatgtttttctaacacctcagctctaggaattattctggggcagTTCTCCGGCCCGTGCGAtacaggtcagactggatgatcacagtgggccCTTCTGCCCTGGGAATCTAGGAATTCCTCAGCACACAGAGGAGCTTAAACAGCCCAGCCTAGGGACCCCTGAGCTTAAACAGCCCAGCACTATTAGTGACCTATATCCCCAATGGCCTGCTTGCATGTGAGTTTCTCCGGGCCTCCGCCCCAATAAAAGTGACTCACATAGGACGCTTTTGCTTTATTGCAAGGAGGGGGTTGAATTAAGGAGGCGTCTCCGAGGGAGCAAACGCTCGCCATTGCCTGGGGCCACCGGCTGGCAGGAGGTTAAAAGCAGGCAGCTCAGGGAAGTGCGGCGGGCGAGACTGGGGAGCTAAGCCGGGCTGGATCCAAGCCACCCAGGTGCCAAGCAGGGCGTGCAGCAGGTGCTGCTTGTGGAGGTGATGGGACAGGGTCCAATTCGCTGAGCCCACGTCAGCATGGGCGAGACAGGGAGATAGCCAGGCCAGTTCTGCATGAGGAGGGCAGTACAAGCTTGGTCATCTGGGACTGCGGCGGAGCTGCCGGGTTGAATCCAGACTCATCCAGGAGGCCGTGAATAGTTGCGTTGCGGCCGGGTGCTACTCTGGAAAGCCTGGCTGCTTTGCACCAGGCCTAGCTTGTACATTTGGGAAGGGGTCTGGGGTCTGTTGGGGGTaaagggaatgtgtgtgtgtgtgcgtgtgtgtgtttgatgTGGTATGTGTGTGCATCTGTTTAattctgtgtgtgggtgtgtacgtttgtgtgtatatatgtacgTTTTACTATGAtcatgtgtgcacacatgtatGTGCCATATGTGTGTGCCCCTGGGTATTTGAACATGTCTGTGAGCATGTATGTGCTACACATGTCTGTGCTTCCATGTGCCTCTGCATGTGTGGACAcatttgtatgtgtgcacacaTACATGTGGATTATGTGTGTGAACACATGTAGGTGTCATGTATGTGCCTCTGTGTACTtaaatgtgtgcatgcatgtatgtgTGACGTGTGTGTTTCCTTGGGTGTGCTGCTGCATGTGTTGATATGttcatgtgtgtgtacatatatgcaTGAGATATGTGCCACTGTGTCAGTTGAAATATGTGTGGGGGCATGTATGTGTGGTGTATGTTTGCATGTGTGTGCCTCCACACGTTAATGTGCTTGTGTGTGTAGGCATGCATGTGTGTCTCTCTGTGTATGAACATGTACATGTGTGCCTCTGTGTGGGTATAAATATGCGCAGGTGTGTGTCTCTGCATGAGTTTAAATGTACATGAATATGTGTGTCTGGGGAATACATTTGTGTGTGATGCATGTGtgtgcctctgtgtgtgtttaaatgtgTCTATATGTGTGCTCATGTATGTTTGAGGCATGTGTATGtgactgtgtgtttgttttaatgtgTGTGTACCTTTGTGTGAGTGCCTTTGAATGTATTTAAATGTGTGTGcttgcatgtgtgtctgtgtttaaATGTgtgttagagtgtgtgtgtgtgcacttgcaTGTGGGAGTGTGCATACatgtgtgtgtctgcatgtgttgtgcatgtgtgtctgtgtgtacatgTGGGTACTTCAATGTGGATATTCACGTGGCCATCTGAATGTGCATCTCAATGAGTGTGAAAATATGTGTGTGATTGTGGGGGGAGTGGGCGTATGTGAATGTGTACTGAAGTGTGTGTTTACGTGGATTGCTTGCGTATGTTCATGTATGCGCATGTGAGAGTATGTAAATATGTAGGGGCATTTCTGTTTGTACTGGAGTTAGataataacacctagctcttgTCAGAGCTTTCCATCAGGACATTTAGGAGGGCGGGATCATTTTCCCTTTTGCACAGacggggaaattgaggcacaggggtGGGAAGCAGGACTGGGACTAAAACCCTGGATGCCTGAATCCCACTCCAGTGCTCTTTCCGCTAGGTACCATGACCTAAAGGTGGAGGGTGGGACATGGACTAGAGTGTGTGGGGACTTGTCTGTGGGAGGGTGGCTTGTTCATTGATTGCACCCAGCAATGCTGGGGCTAAAGCTGTGAGCATCTGCCTGTTGAGCTGTGTCCAGCCACCAAGGGGAACCAGAAATGATCTGGTGATGGACAGGTTACAGGTGTAATTAATTTCCATTGGGGTCCATGGAACCAGATCCCAGCTCGGGTCAATGGGCTGTAGCTCCATTGGAGATGTTGGGGGCCAggtcccagctggggtcaatgggccgtagctccactggagtcaatggggccagatcccagctgaggTCAATGGGCCGTAGCTCCATTGGAGATGTtgggggccagatcccagctggggtcaatgggctGTAGCTCCATttgagtcaatggggccagatcccagctggggtcaatgggccgtAGCtgcattggagtcaatgggaccagaacccagctggggtcaatgggccgtagctccattggagtcaatggggccagatcccagctggggtcaatgggccatagctccattggagacaatggggccagatcccagggGGGTCAATGGGCCGTAGCTCCATTGGAGATGTtgggggccagatcccagctggggtcaatgggccatAGCTCCACAGGAgccaatggggccagatcccagctgggatcaatgagctgtagctccattggagacattgggggccagatcccagctggggtcaatgggctgtagctccattggagacattgggggccagatcccagctggggtcaatcggctgtagctccattggagttatgtgaggatctggcccacagatgCTATCCTTTTTGTATGCCAATATCAGAACCATCAGCAGGTCTTAGTGGTTGGAGGCtgtgtgatgggggtggggtttggggggtcAATTCTCTGTTCACAAGCCCCTTTCTgtctcctccccagagccagcagccTTCTGCCCTGCCCATCACCACAACTGAGCGCCATGGAGCTGCTGGGCCTTGTGCTGCTGTTGGTGACtaggggtgagtgtgtgtgtctgtacatgTGTCTCTCTGCAGGGGGTCTGCGGATGCTGGGTAGGTGGGCTTCCGCGTGTGTGGGCACATGACATGCCCATTGGTCATCCAGCTGTAACTCCTGCCCGTCTCCCCCGTAGCCATGGCTCAGGACATCCCCCGGATGCTGCGGGGTTTCCAGTGCCAGGAGCACTCCCAGCCATGGATTGCAGCGCTTTTTGATGGGATCCACTTCCGGTGCACCGGCACCCTGATACACAACCACTGGGTGGTGACGGCTGCTCGGTGCAACACCGGCCAGTAAGTCTGTCCCCGGGCTGGGGGGTCAAGAGGCTGGTCAGCGTGGGGGAGCCCTCTGCACTGCAGGGACTGTTCTTCCAAAGAAGGGGGGTTCTCCAGTCTGCCCTTACCGCCACCCCTTGGGTGGATGTGtccttaattctgcccctttgGATGTGTGTATCCTTAAGTCCCACACTTAAGGATCACTTAAGGATTCACCCTTAACTCCACCCCCCCCTTGGGTAAGTGTGTATCCTTAAGTCTGCCTCCTTGTGTGTGTCCTTAACTCCAGCCCCTTAGGTGAGTGCCCTTCATTCCACCCCTTTTGTGTGAGtgcccttaactctgccccttgtatgtgtgtgtggcggTGTATGTACATCCTTAACTCCACCCTTTGTGTGAATGCCCTTAACTCCACCCCTTTCATTgtctcatagattccaaggccagaagggaccattctgcccATCCATCCTGCCCCTCCTGCATAGCTCAGGCTGGAGAACCTCCCTTGGAGATGCATTGAGGGTGCTCTAGCTCGACCCCCAGatctgggctggaggcagaaaTCCCTGTGGGAAGGTCTCCGGACTGGGCTATGCAGGAGGCCATCCTGGCCCCGTCGCAGTCAAGTGGAGTTTTGCCCTGGGCTTCAGTGTGGCCGACATTTCACACAGCCACATCTCCCGTGACCACGTCCCCTTTCTTTTGCAGCACACTGACCGTCCGCTTGGGGGAGCACAACCTGTGGCATCTAGACTGGTCAGAGcagctgaccatgagctcccGGCTCATCCCACACCCTTTGTACAACAGCAGCACCAGCCAGAACAACATCATGCTAGTGAAACTCCTGGTGCCGGCCAACATGAACCGCAAAGTTGAGCCGCTCCCGCTGCCCAGGAACTGCCCCAGCCCCGATTCGACCTGTGTGCTTTCCGGGTGGGGCTCCAGCGCCTTCCAGAAAGGTAGAGGAgcgaaaccaaaaccaaaaaaccaaaaccaaggcCCAGGTTACTACcagggagggtgattaaccaAACTTCCCCGGGATGGGGGGCGAAGGAtgtgggagctgggggtggatcACCACCTCGGCACGAGTCAGCCGTGCCACGCTGGTGCAAAACGAATGCAGTGTTAGGTTGCGTTAACACCTCTCTGCTTGGCGCTGGTCAGGTGGAGGACTGTGCCCAATTTTGGTCACTGCAGTATAGAGAGGGCCAGATTCACCTTTTGCGGACCCCGGCGCCTGGACTGGGGCCCCTCCCATGCCCTGCACAGAGCTCCCTCTGTCACTCGGccttttccccccaaatccccacccacTGCTTGTacgagggaggggggcagagagaagcaagtggtgggtggggcctcaggacaGAGTAGGGGGCAGGCCCATGGTCCAGGTGCTGCGgccccttctgagtgtgggccCAGTGCCATGGTGCCATTGTACACCCAGGACtgtgtatagaaaggatgtagaggaACTGGAACggatccagaggcaagcgacaaagatgatcaaagggatggaaccGAAGCCCtacgagcaaaggctgaaggaactgggtatgtttagtttggaaaagaggcgacggggggggggggggcggggacacaATTggggtcttcaaatacttgaaaagcttccataaaagagagagagaaaagttgttctctctcgccacaaagggcaggacaagaagccaCGGGGTCAAACTACAGCGGAGAAGAtctagattaaatctcaggacagggccgtccctagccattttggtgccctacacagctggccccaggcctctgcaggggggcaggagcaggcttggggggcaaGGGAGTACCGCCCCCCAGCACGAGCCAGCAGAGTGGGTTGGGgccgggtcgctccacttcctgctgcctggtCAGTGCAGGGCAGTCCCGACCCCACACTCATGgggtggcgggaagtggagcaacctggccccagcccgctccgctctgctcccctggctccagcctcAGGAAGGAAAATCTGATTTGGGTTCGATTTCGAACTTTCCTAAATGGAAAatccggggcggggggagggaagaaagaaatcaattttgagcttacttgttttttttttcatttcaattttgaaatgaaaaatggtttTTGAAGTGAAAAAAACTTGGCAAGTCCGGCTAGAAAAATGTCAAAAGCTTTAAATGGGTTTTTATCTCCAGAATTAGCAAACTGGGAAATTCATCGCAGCCACAACCTTGTTGCTGGGATAGATTCCGTTTCAACAAATTGCCATTTTTTGAATGAGAATCCCCCAAAGAGCAACCTGCTCAGGGTGTAGCTGATCTCCAGATTCGGAGTCAGGGAGGGATTTTCCCCTGGTTTGATTTGGCAGAGACCATGGGTGGACTTTTTGCCACCCTCTGCaatgtggggtgtgggtcacctTCTGACATAATCTGAGTGTATCTCAGGTGATGAATTCCCTGAGTTACCATGGTCTTCTGCTTTGGTAGCCCCTCCATCTCGCCTGTTCTTGGCCTGTGGCACACAGCGGTTTgatctcctgaggactgaaatgcgtCGGTCTAATTAAAGTCTTTGGGCGCAGTGCAGGGTAATTGAGTGAGAGTCTCCAGCGTCTGccatacaggaaatcagactagacgATCGAACGATCACCTCTGGtgtaaactctatgaatctatgagctcagcagaggagccagAGCGTGAGACAGGAATCTAGGATGGGGATGAAGGGGAATCCATCGGCTGAAGCTGTGTTCTTCCCTTAGGAGCTGACACGAAGGCAGTGAGAGGCACTAGGCTGACACCCAGAAATAGATGCTGCATGAGAAAGGGAcccaagatagatagatagatagatagatagatagagaagagccacaaataGCTCTCCCGGATCCCAGCCTGGGCTGAGCATT from Dermochelys coriacea isolate rDerCor1 chromosome 24, rDerCor1.pri.v4, whole genome shotgun sequence encodes the following:
- the LOC119847700 gene encoding trypsin-like, with the protein product MELLGLVLLLVTRAMAQDIPRMLRGFQCQEHSQPWIAALFDGIHFRCTGTLIHNHWVVTAARCNTGHTLTVRLGEHNLWHLDWSEQLTMSSRLIPHPLYNSSTSQNNIMLVKLLVPANMNRKVEPLPLPRNCPSPDSTCVLSGWGSSAFQKGHKSPDQLLHSDVLLCGNITVLPDTECQVTHPNRITPNMLCAGVIHGGTDSCQGDAGSPLVCQRELQGVASWGLEECSHPNQTGVFVKVCNYINWLQETMRTG